A stretch of Henckelia pumila isolate YLH828 chromosome 4, ASM3356847v2, whole genome shotgun sequence DNA encodes these proteins:
- the LOC140866311 gene encoding eukaryotic translation initiation factor 4G-like isoform X2, with amino-acid sequence MSHNQSRADRIESTQHKKTGRSGGFNQQQRQFSGSVSSKGGGGTSSAPLNSSNRGVKKYNGNAPGVQSTPRSPNVSTVSSNSYTSQALQNDVHKQQPAYITNSASSVDPMGATPQQLNQVVPRPPSSDISVAAQSFNPSTISSEPQAPTTPAKSPGDASRSFPLQFGSISPGFMNGVQIPARTSSAPPNLDEQKKDQLRHQSLRTATPAKPISSIPKQLPTKKDAGTFDQSNAGESQPVSMSRRETQVSVSPPMAQTQKPSALSVTGMPMQLQYHQPQVTVQFGGPNPQIQSQSMSGTSMQLPMPMSMPLPLGNPSVQQPMFVSSLLPHPLQAQGMMHQGQALNFPSQMGPQLPSQLGNLGMNMVPQFPQQQAVKYNSSRKTVKITHPDTHEELRLDGSPGPRSHSNVTPQSQHIPSFPPNHPMNFYPNPYNATSFYFPAAGSVPPNSTQVPPTSQPPKFYNQVTMKPAIDPHGEKEVLQPTSSLSVGKAQSLKTSKSHLDDSAWPQTEIGSSASGVLPESKPGAGTSLTSERASGSVDVEANVPTTSVVTFAAAEGFASKSTTLAEESGDGVVVPDPIKDEHKKSDNKSHQDQVSWQSNSHSKYPPLLSETGAVEAKSSSRRTDIVSEPVKELLSTTVVASSEASNCSSEGTAERKTSDTPRSIGTSHISSRQLKPDTDCGKEKTLLLTDQNSLDASKKLLSLESSEICKIEERLLQEVASTTDGLLEGAKQKTEEPSVCCYDDTKADDHVFESTQAAYCESVENSASVNSLSSQDINIKLSDMPLRMPENINTRPAAVDLESSPGLVTSLEGALMYENEDNDSNSYGTVSSSPVIPNEKILSDTNVQKSVVPKVKRKKKELYRKAEAAGTSSDIYMAYKGPEEKKENAMLPEDLENILSSGIKLTSVDVPDQNASLTEKPALIRVEPDDWENAAEIPTPQLETSNNGIQSDDIDGGGLVITRYSRDFLFKFAEQCTDLPEGFEIASDIAVALMAPNVQFSREPHHSPGRNIDRPTGGSRLDRRGSDLGDEDKWNKFPGPLVSGRGDTRVDVGNVGNVAGFRNSQGGNYGVPRNQRGQTTVHYSGPILSGPIQPLGPQGGLQRNNSDSDRWQRGTSFQKGLIPSPQTPLQVMHKADKKYEIGKITDEEEAKQRQLKSILNKLTPQNFEKLFEQVKQVNIDNFVTLSGVISQIFDKALMEPTFCEMYANFCFHLAADLPNLKVENETITFKTLLLNKCQEEFERGEREEEEANKVEEEGENMLTAEEREVKRLQARRRMLGNIRLIGELYKKKMLTARIMHECINKLLGQYQAPDEENIEALCKLMSTIGEMIDHPKAKEHMDAYFDIMAKLSNNMKLSSRVRFMLKDVIDLRKNRWQQRRKVEGPKKIEEVHRDAAQERQAQASRLGRVPSMGSSVRRGPPVDFAPRTPSMLPSPNAQMSGFRAVQPQTRGYGSQDVRTEERHSLESRTMSVPLSQRPLGDEPITLGPQGGLARGMSFRGQQSAPSIPLPEMLNPGDARRMGPGLNGFNSMPDRYGQREDFTPRYMPDMFAAPPNYDLSLPPEQKVAYGNREIRNTDHGFDRSLPASPPSRGLPPLSMHDVSSETVWPEERLRDKSLAAIKEFYSARDENEVALCIKDLNTPSFYPSMISIWVTDSFERRDMERDLLTKLLISLVKRQDGTLNKDQLIKGFESVLSVLEDAVHDAPRAAEFLSRVLAQVILENIVALSAIGRLIYEGGEEQGRLVEIGLAGEVLGGVLEIIKSEKGDSVLNEIRSSSNLQLENFRPPGSKKSWRLDKFI; translated from the exons ATGTCCCATAATCAATCAAGGGCTGACAGGATTGAGTCTACGCAACACAAGAAAACAGGTCGATCTGGAGGCTTCAATCAGCAGCAGCGCCAATTTTCCGGGAGCGTCTCCAGCAAGGGTGGTGGTGGTACCTCCTCCGCCCCCTTAAATTCTTCTAATCGTGG TGTTAAGAAATATAATGGCAATGCACCAGGAGTGCAGTCAACGCCAAGAAGCCCGAATGTGAGTACGGTTTCTAGTAATTCATATACATCACAGGCGCTGCAGAATGATGTTCATAAACAGCAGCCGGCCTACA TTACCAATTCAGCTTCCAGTGTCGATCCTATGGGTGCTACACCTCAACAACTCAACCAAGTTGTTCCAAGGCCTCCATCTTCTGATATTTCTGTTGCAGCTCAGTCATTCAATCCTTCTACTATTAGTTCTGAACCCCAGGCCCCTACTACACCTGCAAAAT CTCCAGGAGATGCATCAAGGTCATTTCCCTTGCAGTTTGGATCCATTAGTCCTGGTTTTATGAATGGCGTGCAG ATACCTGCTCGAACAAGCTCTGCACCACCAAATTTGGATGAGCAAAAAAAGGATCAG CTCCGGCATCAATCTTTAAGGACTGCGACTCCTGCAAAACCAATTTCATCCATACCCAAACAGCTTCCGACAAAGAAGGATGCTGGGACTTTTGACCAATCTAATGCTGGTGAATCTCAGCCAGTGTCCATGTCTAGGAGGGAAACTCAAGTTTCTGTTTCACCACCCATGGCTCAAACTCAGAAGCCTTCTGCACTCTCTGTAACCGGCATGCCCATGCAGCTACAATATCACCAGCCACAAGTAACTGTTCAATTCGGCGGTCCCAATCCACAAATTCAATCTCAGTCTATGTCAGGAACATCAATGCAATTGCCGATGCCTATGTCTATGCCCTTACCACTGGGTAACCCATCAGTGCAGCAGCCAATGTTTGTTTCAAGTCTTCTGCCACATCCACTGCAGGCTCAAGGAATGATGCATCAGGGACAGGCCTTGAACTTTCCATCACAAATGGGTCCTCAGTTACCTTCTCAGTTGGGAAACTTGGGAATGAATATGGTCCCACAGTTTCCTCAGCAGCAGGCTGTCAAATATAACAGTTCTCGTAAAACCGTGAAGATCACTCATCCAGACACTCATGAAGAGTTGAGGCTTGATGGCTCACCTGGTCCAAGGTCACATTCTAACGTGACGCCTCAATCACAGCATATTCCATCGTTTCCTCCCAATCACCCAATGAATTTTTATCCCAATCCTTACAATGCCACTTCTTTCTATTTTCCTGCTGCTGGCTCTGTTCCTCCTAATAGTACTCAGGTTCCGCCCACTTCTCAGCCACCGAAATTTTATAATCAG GTAACTATGAAGCCAGCCATTGACCCTCATGGGGAGAAAGAGGTATTACAACCTACAAGTTCTTTATCCGTTGGAAAGGCGCAGTCTTTGAAGACTTCAAAGTCGCACCTGGATGATTCGGCCTGGCCACAAACAGAAATTGGATCCTCAGCTTCTGGTGTTTTGCCAGAGTCAAAGCCTGGAGCAGGAACATCATTGACATCTGAGCGGGCATCAGGTTCTGTTGATGTAGAGGCTAATGTGCCCACCACTTCGGTTGTTACATTTGCTGCTGCTGAGGGTTTTGCATCAAAGTCAACCACCTTGGCTGAGGAATCAGGTGATGGAGTAGTTGTGCCTGATCCCATAAAAGATGAACATAAAAAATCAGACAACAAGAGCCACCAGGATCAG GTCAGCTGGCAATCAAACTCTCATTCAAAGTATCCTCCTCTACTTTCAGAAACTGGAGCTGTAGAAGCTAAATCTTCTTCACGGAGAACTGATATTGTATCTGAACCTGTGAAGGAATTGTTGTCAACAACTGTAGTTGCGTCTTCTGAGGCTTCCAATTGTTCGAGTGAAGGTACTGCAGAAAGGAAAACCAGCGACACACCTAGGAGTATAGGCACCTCACACATAAGCAGCAGACAGTTAAAACCTGACACGGATTGTGGAAAGGAGAAGACATTGTTGCTCACTGATCAGAATAGTTTGGATGCATCAAAGAAACTTCTTTCTTTAGAATCATCAGAAATTTGTAAAATAGAGGAGAGATTATTGCAGGAGGTTGCATCTACCACAGATGGTTTATTGGAAGGGGCAAAGCAAAAGACAGAAGAGCCTTCAGTTTGCTGCTATGATGATACCAAAGCGGATGATCATGTATTTGAGTCTACTCAAGCAGCATATTGTGAAAGTGTTGAGAATTCTGCGTCTGTGAACAGTTTATCTTCACAagatattaatattaaattgtCAGATATGCCTTTACGCATGCCTGAGAACATTAACACAAGGCCTGCTGCGGTGGATCTGGAGTCTTCCCCTGGTTTAGTCACATCTCTTGAAGGTGCTTTGATGTATGAAAATGAAGACAATGACTCAAATAGTTATGGCACGGTTTCTTCTTCTCCAGTTATCCCCAATGAGAAAATCTTGTCAGATACAAATGTGCAAAAAAGTGTTGTGCCCAAAGTTAAGAGGAAAAAGAAAGAGTTGTACAGAAAAGCAGAAGCTGCCGGTACGAGTTCTGATATTTATATGGCTTACAAAGGTCCTgaggaaaagaaagaaaatgcgATGCTCCCAGAGGATTTAGAAAACATTTTAAGTTCTGGCATCAAGCTGACATCTGTTGATGTACCTGACCAAAATGCCTCGTTAACTGAGAAACCTGCTCTGATCAGAGTTGAGCCAGATGACTGGGAAAATGCTGCCGAAATCCCTACTCCACAGTTAGAAACATCAAATAATGGAATTCAGAGCGATGATATAGATGGCGGAGGATTGGTGATAACACGGTACTCTCGAGATTTCCTGTTCAAATTTGCAGAGCAATGTACTGATCTCCCAGAAGGATTTGAAATTGCTTCTGATATTGCGGTTGCATTGATGGCACCTAATGTCCAATTTTCACGTGAGCCACACCACAGTCCTGGACGAAATATTGATAGGCCAACTGGAGGGTCGAGGTTGGATCGTCGTGGAAGTGATTTGGGGGACGAGGACAAATGGAATAAATTTCCCGGACCCCTTGTGTCAGGTAGAGGAGATACGCGGGTAGATGTTGGTAATGTGGGTAATGTTGCCGGGTTTCGAAATAGTCAGGGAGGCAATTATGGTGTTCCGAGGAATCAACGGGGTCAGACAACGGTCCACTATTCTGGGCCCATTCTCTCCGGGCCAATTCAGCCCCTTGGTCCCCAGGGAGGTCTGCAAAGAAATAACTCCGATTCTGACCGATGGCAACGAGGAACTAGTTTCCAGAAGGGTTTGATTCCTTCTCCTCAGACTCCACTACAAGTCATGCACAAAGCTGACAAAAAGTATGAGATTGGTAAGATCACTGATGAGGAAGAAGCAAAACAGAGGCAGTTAAAATCCATCTTGAACAAGCTTACGCCACAAAACTTTGAGAAGCTGTTCGAGCAAGTGAAACAAGTGAACATTGACAATTTTGTCACTTTGTCGGGGGTGATCTCCCAGATTTTTGATAAAGCTCTGATGGAGCCCACCTTTTGCGAAATGTATGCCAACTTCTGTTTTCACCTTGCAGCAGATTTACCTAATTTGAAAGTGGAGAATGAAACAATCACTTTCAAAACTCTGCTGCTGAACAAATGTCAAGAGGAATTTGAGAGGGGAGAAAGAGAGGAAGAGGAGGCAAATAAAGTAGAAGAAGAAGGTGAAAATATGCTTACAGCAGAAGAGAGAGAAGTGAAGAGACTCCAAGCACGGAGACGCATGTTGGGTAATATTAGACTAATTGGAGAGCTGTACAAGAAAAAAATGTTAACTGCAAGGATAATGCATGAGTGCATTAATAAGTTGTTGGGTCAGTATCAGGCTCCTGATGAGGAAAATATCGAAGCGCTGTGCAAATTGATGAGCACTATTGGTGAGATGATAGATCATCCTAAAGCAAAGGAACACATGGATGCCTATTTTGACATTATGGCTAAGCTGTCAAACAATATGAAGTTGTCATCTAGGGTAAGGTTCATGCTTAAAGATGTTATTGATCTTAGAAAGAACAGGTGGCAGCAGAGGAGGAAGGTTGAAGGTCCAAAAAAAATTGAGGAGGTACACAGAGACGCTGCTCAAGAGAGGCAGGCACAAGCTAGTAGGCTAGGCCGTGTTCCGAGTATGGGTAGCTCTGTCAGACGGGGCCCACCTGTTGATTTTGCTCCTCGAACTCCTAGTATGTTGCCTTCTCCAAATGCCCAGATGAGCGGCTTTCGTGCTGTCCAACCTCAGACACGGGGTTATGGTTCTCAGGATGTTAGGACGGAGGAGAGGCATTCCCTTGAGAGTAGGACAATGTCTGTTCCTCTGTCTCAGAGACCTCTCGGGGATGAACCTATAACTCTTGGGCCTCAAGGTGGTCTTGCAAGGGGAATGTCTTTCAGGGGGCAGCAATCAGCACCTAGTATTCCGTTGCCTGAGATGCTGAATCCTGGAGATGCAAGGAGGATGGGACCTGGTCTGAATGGATTCAATTCCATGCCAGATCGTTATGGCCAAAGAGAGGATTTCACACCAAGATATATGCCAGATATGTTTGCTGCTCCGCCCAATTATGACCTGTCACTTCCCCCAGAGCAAAAAGTTGCCTATGGGAATAGAGAAATTAGAAATACAGATCATGGCTTTGATAGATCTCTTCCTGCTTCTCCACCTAGTCGTGGTTTACCCCCCTTAAGTATGCATGACGTATCTTCAGAAACAGTGTGGCCGGAAGAGCGCCTGCGGGACAAGTCCTTGGCTGCAATTAAGGAGTTCTACAG TGCAAGAGACGAAAATGAAGTTGCTTTAtgcatcaaggatctgaatACCCCCAGCTTTTATCCATCTATGATATCTATCTGGGTCACCGATTCTTTTGAGAGAAGAGACATGGAAAGAGATCTCTTGACAAAGCTGCTTATTAGCCTCGTAAAACGTCAAGATGGCACGTTAAACAAGGATCAGCTCATCAAAGG GTTTGAATCTGTTCTCTCTGTCCTGGAGGATGCTGTACACGATGCCCCTAGAGCAGCAGAGTTTCTAAGTCGTGTTCTTGCACAAGTTATATTGGAAAACATTGTCGCACTTTCTGCAATTGGGCGTTTGATATATGAAGGTGGAGAGGAGCAAGGACGACTCGTAGAAATCGGGCTTGCGGGTGAAGTTCTTGGAGGTGTCTTGGAGATCATCAAATCAGAAAAAGGTGATTCAGTATTGAACGAGATTCGTTCAAGCTCTAATCTGCAGCTTGAAAACTTCAGGCCTCCGGGCTCAAAAAAATCTTGGAGATTAGATAAGTTCATTTAG
- the LOC140866311 gene encoding eukaryotic translation initiation factor 4G-like isoform X3 has protein sequence MSHNQSRADRIESTQHKKTGRSGGFNQQQRQFSGSVSSKGGGGTSSAPLNSSNRGVKKYNGNAPGVQSTPRSPNVSTVSSNSYTSQALQNDVHKQQPAYRLSDAPVTNSASSVDPMGATPQQLNQVVPRPPSSDISVAAQSFNPSTISSEPQAPTTPAKSPGDASRSFPLQFGSISPGFMNGVQIPARTSSAPPNLDEQKKDQLRHQSLRTATPAKPISSIPKQLPTKKDAGTFDQSNAGESQPVSMSRRETQVSVSPPMAQTQKPSALSVTGMPMQLQYHQPQVTVQFGGPNPQIQSQSMSGTSMQLPMPMSMPLPLGNPSVQQPMFVSSLLPHPLQAQGMMHQGQALNFPSQMGPQLPSQLGNLGMNMVPQFPQQQAVKYNSSRKTVKITHPDTHEELRLDGSPGPRSHSNVTPQSQHIPSFPPNHPMNFYPNPYNATSFYFPAAGSVPPNSTQVTMKPAIDPHGEKEVLQPTSSLSVGKAQSLKTSKSHLDDSAWPQTEIGSSASGVLPESKPGAGTSLTSERASGSVDVEANVPTTSVVTFAAAEGFASKSTTLAEESGDGVVVPDPIKDEHKKSDNKSHQDQVSWQSNSHSKYPPLLSETGAVEAKSSSRRTDIVSEPVKELLSTTVVASSEASNCSSEGTAERKTSDTPRSIGTSHISSRQLKPDTDCGKEKTLLLTDQNSLDASKKLLSLESSEICKIEERLLQEVASTTDGLLEGAKQKTEEPSVCCYDDTKADDHVFESTQAAYCESVENSASVNSLSSQDINIKLSDMPLRMPENINTRPAAVDLESSPGLVTSLEGALMYENEDNDSNSYGTVSSSPVIPNEKILSDTNVQKSVVPKVKRKKKELYRKAEAAGTSSDIYMAYKGPEEKKENAMLPEDLENILSSGIKLTSVDVPDQNASLTEKPALIRVEPDDWENAAEIPTPQLETSNNGIQSDDIDGGGLVITRYSRDFLFKFAEQCTDLPEGFEIASDIAVALMAPNVQFSREPHHSPGRNIDRPTGGSRLDRRGSDLGDEDKWNKFPGPLVSGRGDTRVDVGNVGNVAGFRNSQGGNYGVPRNQRGQTTVHYSGPILSGPIQPLGPQGGLQRNNSDSDRWQRGTSFQKGLIPSPQTPLQVMHKADKKYEIGKITDEEEAKQRQLKSILNKLTPQNFEKLFEQVKQVNIDNFVTLSGVISQIFDKALMEPTFCEMYANFCFHLAADLPNLKVENETITFKTLLLNKCQEEFERGEREEEEANKVEEEGENMLTAEEREVKRLQARRRMLGNIRLIGELYKKKMLTARIMHECINKLLGQYQAPDEENIEALCKLMSTIGEMIDHPKAKEHMDAYFDIMAKLSNNMKLSSRVRFMLKDVIDLRKNRWQQRRKVEGPKKIEEVHRDAAQERQAQASRLGRVPSMGSSVRRGPPVDFAPRTPSMLPSPNAQMSGFRAVQPQTRGYGSQDVRTEERHSLESRTMSVPLSQRPLGDEPITLGPQGGLARGMSFRGQQSAPSIPLPEMLNPGDARRMGPGLNGFNSMPDRYGQREDFTPRYMPDMFAAPPNYDLSLPPEQKVAYGNREIRNTDHGFDRSLPASPPSRGLPPLSMHDVSSETVWPEERLRDKSLAAIKEFYSARDENEVALCIKDLNTPSFYPSMISIWVTDSFERRDMERDLLTKLLISLVKRQDGTLNKDQLIKGFESVLSVLEDAVHDAPRAAEFLSRVLAQVILENIVALSAIGRLIYEGGEEQGRLVEIGLAGEVLGGVLEIIKSEKGDSVLNEIRSSSNLQLENFRPPGSKKSWRLDKFI, from the exons ATGTCCCATAATCAATCAAGGGCTGACAGGATTGAGTCTACGCAACACAAGAAAACAGGTCGATCTGGAGGCTTCAATCAGCAGCAGCGCCAATTTTCCGGGAGCGTCTCCAGCAAGGGTGGTGGTGGTACCTCCTCCGCCCCCTTAAATTCTTCTAATCGTGG TGTTAAGAAATATAATGGCAATGCACCAGGAGTGCAGTCAACGCCAAGAAGCCCGAATGTGAGTACGGTTTCTAGTAATTCATATACATCACAGGCGCTGCAGAATGATGTTCATAAACAGCAGCCGGCCTACA GATTGTCTGATGCACCAGTTACCAATTCAGCTTCCAGTGTCGATCCTATGGGTGCTACACCTCAACAACTCAACCAAGTTGTTCCAAGGCCTCCATCTTCTGATATTTCTGTTGCAGCTCAGTCATTCAATCCTTCTACTATTAGTTCTGAACCCCAGGCCCCTACTACACCTGCAAAAT CTCCAGGAGATGCATCAAGGTCATTTCCCTTGCAGTTTGGATCCATTAGTCCTGGTTTTATGAATGGCGTGCAG ATACCTGCTCGAACAAGCTCTGCACCACCAAATTTGGATGAGCAAAAAAAGGATCAG CTCCGGCATCAATCTTTAAGGACTGCGACTCCTGCAAAACCAATTTCATCCATACCCAAACAGCTTCCGACAAAGAAGGATGCTGGGACTTTTGACCAATCTAATGCTGGTGAATCTCAGCCAGTGTCCATGTCTAGGAGGGAAACTCAAGTTTCTGTTTCACCACCCATGGCTCAAACTCAGAAGCCTTCTGCACTCTCTGTAACCGGCATGCCCATGCAGCTACAATATCACCAGCCACAAGTAACTGTTCAATTCGGCGGTCCCAATCCACAAATTCAATCTCAGTCTATGTCAGGAACATCAATGCAATTGCCGATGCCTATGTCTATGCCCTTACCACTGGGTAACCCATCAGTGCAGCAGCCAATGTTTGTTTCAAGTCTTCTGCCACATCCACTGCAGGCTCAAGGAATGATGCATCAGGGACAGGCCTTGAACTTTCCATCACAAATGGGTCCTCAGTTACCTTCTCAGTTGGGAAACTTGGGAATGAATATGGTCCCACAGTTTCCTCAGCAGCAGGCTGTCAAATATAACAGTTCTCGTAAAACCGTGAAGATCACTCATCCAGACACTCATGAAGAGTTGAGGCTTGATGGCTCACCTGGTCCAAGGTCACATTCTAACGTGACGCCTCAATCACAGCATATTCCATCGTTTCCTCCCAATCACCCAATGAATTTTTATCCCAATCCTTACAATGCCACTTCTTTCTATTTTCCTGCTGCTGGCTCTGTTCCTCCTAATAGTACTCAG GTAACTATGAAGCCAGCCATTGACCCTCATGGGGAGAAAGAGGTATTACAACCTACAAGTTCTTTATCCGTTGGAAAGGCGCAGTCTTTGAAGACTTCAAAGTCGCACCTGGATGATTCGGCCTGGCCACAAACAGAAATTGGATCCTCAGCTTCTGGTGTTTTGCCAGAGTCAAAGCCTGGAGCAGGAACATCATTGACATCTGAGCGGGCATCAGGTTCTGTTGATGTAGAGGCTAATGTGCCCACCACTTCGGTTGTTACATTTGCTGCTGCTGAGGGTTTTGCATCAAAGTCAACCACCTTGGCTGAGGAATCAGGTGATGGAGTAGTTGTGCCTGATCCCATAAAAGATGAACATAAAAAATCAGACAACAAGAGCCACCAGGATCAG GTCAGCTGGCAATCAAACTCTCATTCAAAGTATCCTCCTCTACTTTCAGAAACTGGAGCTGTAGAAGCTAAATCTTCTTCACGGAGAACTGATATTGTATCTGAACCTGTGAAGGAATTGTTGTCAACAACTGTAGTTGCGTCTTCTGAGGCTTCCAATTGTTCGAGTGAAGGTACTGCAGAAAGGAAAACCAGCGACACACCTAGGAGTATAGGCACCTCACACATAAGCAGCAGACAGTTAAAACCTGACACGGATTGTGGAAAGGAGAAGACATTGTTGCTCACTGATCAGAATAGTTTGGATGCATCAAAGAAACTTCTTTCTTTAGAATCATCAGAAATTTGTAAAATAGAGGAGAGATTATTGCAGGAGGTTGCATCTACCACAGATGGTTTATTGGAAGGGGCAAAGCAAAAGACAGAAGAGCCTTCAGTTTGCTGCTATGATGATACCAAAGCGGATGATCATGTATTTGAGTCTACTCAAGCAGCATATTGTGAAAGTGTTGAGAATTCTGCGTCTGTGAACAGTTTATCTTCACAagatattaatattaaattgtCAGATATGCCTTTACGCATGCCTGAGAACATTAACACAAGGCCTGCTGCGGTGGATCTGGAGTCTTCCCCTGGTTTAGTCACATCTCTTGAAGGTGCTTTGATGTATGAAAATGAAGACAATGACTCAAATAGTTATGGCACGGTTTCTTCTTCTCCAGTTATCCCCAATGAGAAAATCTTGTCAGATACAAATGTGCAAAAAAGTGTTGTGCCCAAAGTTAAGAGGAAAAAGAAAGAGTTGTACAGAAAAGCAGAAGCTGCCGGTACGAGTTCTGATATTTATATGGCTTACAAAGGTCCTgaggaaaagaaagaaaatgcgATGCTCCCAGAGGATTTAGAAAACATTTTAAGTTCTGGCATCAAGCTGACATCTGTTGATGTACCTGACCAAAATGCCTCGTTAACTGAGAAACCTGCTCTGATCAGAGTTGAGCCAGATGACTGGGAAAATGCTGCCGAAATCCCTACTCCACAGTTAGAAACATCAAATAATGGAATTCAGAGCGATGATATAGATGGCGGAGGATTGGTGATAACACGGTACTCTCGAGATTTCCTGTTCAAATTTGCAGAGCAATGTACTGATCTCCCAGAAGGATTTGAAATTGCTTCTGATATTGCGGTTGCATTGATGGCACCTAATGTCCAATTTTCACGTGAGCCACACCACAGTCCTGGACGAAATATTGATAGGCCAACTGGAGGGTCGAGGTTGGATCGTCGTGGAAGTGATTTGGGGGACGAGGACAAATGGAATAAATTTCCCGGACCCCTTGTGTCAGGTAGAGGAGATACGCGGGTAGATGTTGGTAATGTGGGTAATGTTGCCGGGTTTCGAAATAGTCAGGGAGGCAATTATGGTGTTCCGAGGAATCAACGGGGTCAGACAACGGTCCACTATTCTGGGCCCATTCTCTCCGGGCCAATTCAGCCCCTTGGTCCCCAGGGAGGTCTGCAAAGAAATAACTCCGATTCTGACCGATGGCAACGAGGAACTAGTTTCCAGAAGGGTTTGATTCCTTCTCCTCAGACTCCACTACAAGTCATGCACAAAGCTGACAAAAAGTATGAGATTGGTAAGATCACTGATGAGGAAGAAGCAAAACAGAGGCAGTTAAAATCCATCTTGAACAAGCTTACGCCACAAAACTTTGAGAAGCTGTTCGAGCAAGTGAAACAAGTGAACATTGACAATTTTGTCACTTTGTCGGGGGTGATCTCCCAGATTTTTGATAAAGCTCTGATGGAGCCCACCTTTTGCGAAATGTATGCCAACTTCTGTTTTCACCTTGCAGCAGATTTACCTAATTTGAAAGTGGAGAATGAAACAATCACTTTCAAAACTCTGCTGCTGAACAAATGTCAAGAGGAATTTGAGAGGGGAGAAAGAGAGGAAGAGGAGGCAAATAAAGTAGAAGAAGAAGGTGAAAATATGCTTACAGCAGAAGAGAGAGAAGTGAAGAGACTCCAAGCACGGAGACGCATGTTGGGTAATATTAGACTAATTGGAGAGCTGTACAAGAAAAAAATGTTAACTGCAAGGATAATGCATGAGTGCATTAATAAGTTGTTGGGTCAGTATCAGGCTCCTGATGAGGAAAATATCGAAGCGCTGTGCAAATTGATGAGCACTATTGGTGAGATGATAGATCATCCTAAAGCAAAGGAACACATGGATGCCTATTTTGACATTATGGCTAAGCTGTCAAACAATATGAAGTTGTCATCTAGGGTAAGGTTCATGCTTAAAGATGTTATTGATCTTAGAAAGAACAGGTGGCAGCAGAGGAGGAAGGTTGAAGGTCCAAAAAAAATTGAGGAGGTACACAGAGACGCTGCTCAAGAGAGGCAGGCACAAGCTAGTAGGCTAGGCCGTGTTCCGAGTATGGGTAGCTCTGTCAGACGGGGCCCACCTGTTGATTTTGCTCCTCGAACTCCTAGTATGTTGCCTTCTCCAAATGCCCAGATGAGCGGCTTTCGTGCTGTCCAACCTCAGACACGGGGTTATGGTTCTCAGGATGTTAGGACGGAGGAGAGGCATTCCCTTGAGAGTAGGACAATGTCTGTTCCTCTGTCTCAGAGACCTCTCGGGGATGAACCTATAACTCTTGGGCCTCAAGGTGGTCTTGCAAGGGGAATGTCTTTCAGGGGGCAGCAATCAGCACCTAGTATTCCGTTGCCTGAGATGCTGAATCCTGGAGATGCAAGGAGGATGGGACCTGGTCTGAATGGATTCAATTCCATGCCAGATCGTTATGGCCAAAGAGAGGATTTCACACCAAGATATATGCCAGATATGTTTGCTGCTCCGCCCAATTATGACCTGTCACTTCCCCCAGAGCAAAAAGTTGCCTATGGGAATAGAGAAATTAGAAATACAGATCATGGCTTTGATAGATCTCTTCCTGCTTCTCCACCTAGTCGTGGTTTACCCCCCTTAAGTATGCATGACGTATCTTCAGAAACAGTGTGGCCGGAAGAGCGCCTGCGGGACAAGTCCTTGGCTGCAATTAAGGAGTTCTACAG TGCAAGAGACGAAAATGAAGTTGCTTTAtgcatcaaggatctgaatACCCCCAGCTTTTATCCATCTATGATATCTATCTGGGTCACCGATTCTTTTGAGAGAAGAGACATGGAAAGAGATCTCTTGACAAAGCTGCTTATTAGCCTCGTAAAACGTCAAGATGGCACGTTAAACAAGGATCAGCTCATCAAAGG GTTTGAATCTGTTCTCTCTGTCCTGGAGGATGCTGTACACGATGCCCCTAGAGCAGCAGAGTTTCTAAGTCGTGTTCTTGCACAAGTTATATTGGAAAACATTGTCGCACTTTCTGCAATTGGGCGTTTGATATATGAAGGTGGAGAGGAGCAAGGACGACTCGTAGAAATCGGGCTTGCGGGTGAAGTTCTTGGAGGTGTCTTGGAGATCATCAAATCAGAAAAAGGTGATTCAGTATTGAACGAGATTCGTTCAAGCTCTAATCTGCAGCTTGAAAACTTCAGGCCTCCGGGCTCAAAAAAATCTTGGAGATTAGATAAGTTCATTTAG